One Streptomyces sp. RPA4-2 genomic window carries:
- a CDS encoding isopenicillin N synthase family oxygenase — MTTYPSSSPYQQLPIIDLSAADRGPQARALLHAQLHSAAHDVGFFQLVGHGVSAAETGALLDAMHRFFALPEADRLALDNVGSPHFRGYTRTGDERTGGSQDWRDQLDIGAERPARTPGAGEPAYWWLQGPNQWPAALPELRTAALTWIDRLGSVAARLLRELLTAIGAPADFYEPVFGERAHPHLKLVRYPGSAGDGAGQGVGAHKDYGFLTLLLQDTVGGLQVQRADGLFHDVPPMPGAFVVNLGELLEVATNGYLVATNHRVVSPPGATERFSVPFFYNPRLDARIEPLVFPHASAAPGITDDPTNPLFAEYGFNELKGKLRAHPLVAARHHADLLTPA, encoded by the coding sequence ATGACGACGTACCCGTCCTCCTCGCCGTACCAGCAGCTCCCGATCATCGACCTCTCGGCGGCCGACCGCGGCCCGCAGGCCCGTGCCCTGCTGCACGCGCAGCTGCACAGCGCCGCCCACGACGTGGGCTTCTTCCAGCTCGTCGGACACGGGGTGAGCGCGGCCGAGACCGGCGCCCTGCTCGACGCCATGCACCGCTTCTTCGCACTGCCCGAGGCCGACCGGCTCGCCCTCGACAACGTCGGCTCGCCGCACTTCCGCGGGTACACGCGCACCGGCGACGAGCGGACGGGCGGCAGCCAGGACTGGCGGGACCAGCTGGACATAGGCGCCGAGCGGCCCGCGCGGACACCCGGCGCGGGTGAGCCCGCCTACTGGTGGCTGCAGGGCCCGAACCAGTGGCCCGCCGCGCTGCCGGAGCTGCGCACCGCCGCCCTGACCTGGATCGACCGCCTCGGCTCGGTCGCCGCACGGCTGCTGCGCGAGCTGCTCACCGCCATCGGGGCGCCCGCCGACTTCTACGAGCCGGTCTTCGGGGAGCGGGCCCATCCGCATCTGAAGCTCGTCCGGTATCCGGGGAGCGCGGGGGACGGCGCCGGTCAGGGCGTGGGCGCGCACAAGGACTACGGGTTCCTGACGCTGCTGCTCCAGGACACCGTGGGCGGGCTCCAGGTGCAGCGGGCGGACGGGCTCTTCCACGACGTGCCGCCGATGCCGGGAGCGTTCGTGGTCAACCTGGGCGAACTGCTGGAGGTCGCCACCAACGGCTACCTGGTCGCCACGAACCACCGGGTCGTCAGTCCGCCCGGGGCCACCGAGCGGTTCTCCGTGCCCTTCTTCTACAACCCGCGCCTCGACGCCCGTATCGAGCCGCTGGTCTTCCCGCACGCGTCCGCCGCGCCCGGGATCACCGACGACCCGACGAACCCGCTCTTCGCCGAGTACGGGTTCAACGAGCTGAAGGGCAAGCTGCGGGCCCATCCGCTGGTCGCCGCCCGTCATCACGCGGACCTGCTCACGCCCGCGTGA
- a CDS encoding PAS domain-containing protein, translated as MSASRRSGTTDELGPDEPEPDGSDLLAALLDGMDAALCAFDADGVVTHWNREAERILGWTAAEAVGRRGFAGWAVRTADAESVEGRLLSAMEAPGRQVNEFALLTKDGGRVLVRTQSAAVRGPDGKPAGVYCAFSEVHAQIDLERSIALSEALFEDASWGVVLVDADLRPAVVNAHAARALGTGRTAVLGRPLGELLSQGVEELESALTHVLAEGAPPAPAEMWVSVRSTDGEKRRCWRSGFVRLASPLTEEPVPLGVGWLFQDVTEARQTEQEAALLRFRANQLHRAARAAAECEDPGEAATVHLDFSLAGFADHALIDRVAGGPVADGEGPVRLVRVTATPAGAPGPSLLTGQAGLPVRYAEGHPALQCVERAGSVRAGSGESTPERTREWAAARHWPADSVHALCAVLRSRGRTLGVVTFLRGAGRSQFERTDATYAEDVAVRIAMALDLQALVERP; from the coding sequence GTGAGTGCTTCCCGGCGTAGTGGGACCACCGATGAGCTGGGGCCGGACGAGCCCGAGCCGGATGGTTCGGATCTGCTTGCCGCGCTGCTGGACGGGATGGACGCGGCCCTGTGCGCGTTCGACGCCGACGGGGTCGTCACCCATTGGAACCGGGAGGCGGAGCGGATTCTCGGCTGGACCGCGGCCGAGGCCGTGGGGCGGCGCGGATTCGCCGGGTGGGCGGTACGGACCGCGGACGCCGAGTCGGTCGAGGGGCGGCTGCTGTCCGCCATGGAGGCCCCGGGCCGGCAGGTGAACGAGTTCGCGCTGCTGACCAAGGACGGCGGCCGGGTGCTCGTCCGGACCCAGTCCGCCGCCGTGCGCGGGCCCGACGGCAAGCCCGCGGGGGTGTACTGCGCCTTCAGCGAGGTGCACGCGCAGATCGACCTCGAGCGGTCCATCGCCCTGAGCGAGGCGCTGTTCGAGGACGCCAGCTGGGGCGTGGTGCTGGTCGACGCGGACCTGCGGCCCGCCGTGGTCAACGCCCACGCGGCCCGAGCCCTCGGGACGGGTCGCACGGCGGTGCTCGGGCGGCCCCTGGGAGAGCTGCTGTCGCAGGGTGTCGAGGAGCTGGAGAGCGCGCTCACCCATGTGCTCGCCGAGGGCGCGCCGCCCGCGCCCGCCGAGATGTGGGTGAGCGTGCGCTCGACGGACGGCGAGAAGAGGCGCTGCTGGCGCAGCGGCTTCGTGCGGCTCGCCTCGCCACTCACGGAGGAACCGGTCCCGCTCGGTGTCGGATGGCTCTTCCAGGACGTGACGGAGGCCAGGCAGACCGAGCAGGAGGCGGCGCTGCTGCGGTTCCGGGCCAATCAGCTGCACCGGGCGGCGCGAGCCGCGGCCGAGTGCGAGGACCCGGGCGAGGCGGCCACCGTCCACCTGGACTTCTCGCTCGCCGGATTCGCCGACCACGCGCTGATCGACCGTGTGGCGGGCGGCCCGGTGGCCGACGGCGAAGGGCCCGTGCGGCTCGTACGGGTCACCGCCACGCCGGCCGGGGCGCCGGGTCCGAGTCTGCTCACCGGACAGGCCGGGCTGCCCGTGCGCTACGCCGAGGGGCACCCCGCGCTGCAGTGCGTGGAGCGGGCCGGCTCGGTGCGGGCCGGCTCCGGCGAGAGCACGCCCGAACGGACGCGGGAGTGGGCCGCGGCCCGCCATTGGCCGGCGGACTCGGTGCACGCCCTGTGCGCGGTGCTGCGCAGCCGGGGGCGGACGCTGGGCGTCGTGACGTTTCTGCGCGGGGCGGGGCGCAGCCAGTTCGAGCGCACGGACGCCACGTACGCGGAGGACGTGGCGGTGCGGATCGCCATGGCGCTGGATCTGCAGGCTCTGGTGGAGCGGCCGTAG
- a CDS encoding bifunctional DNA primase/polymerase yields the protein MFIVEETIAGPEAAQIPKQRGEPLLDTAVRYAEERHWDVFPGAWLEVVDRTQRCSCGDGGCSAPGAHPARDDWATQATGSATVARRMWSKQPTASILLPTGRTFDAIDVPESAGFLALARMERMELTLGPVTCTPDRRMHFFVLPGAAAKVPDLVRALGWPSASLDLVALGEGSYVAAPPTRFGSRGAVQWACRPTPANRWLPDVEELISPLAYACGRDR from the coding sequence GTGTTCATCGTGGAAGAGACCATCGCGGGGCCCGAGGCCGCCCAGATCCCGAAGCAGCGCGGCGAACCGCTGCTGGACACCGCCGTGCGATATGCCGAGGAACGCCACTGGGACGTGTTCCCGGGAGCCTGGCTGGAAGTCGTCGACAGGACCCAGCGCTGCTCCTGCGGCGACGGCGGGTGCTCCGCCCCCGGCGCGCATCCGGCGCGCGACGACTGGGCCACGCAGGCGACCGGCAGCGCGACCGTCGCCCGCCGCATGTGGTCGAAGCAGCCCACGGCGTCGATCCTGCTGCCCACCGGGCGTACGTTCGACGCGATCGACGTGCCCGAGTCGGCCGGCTTCCTCGCGCTCGCCCGCATGGAGCGGATGGAGCTGACGCTCGGTCCGGTCACCTGCACCCCGGACCGGCGCATGCACTTCTTCGTACTCCCCGGTGCCGCCGCGAAGGTCCCCGACCTCGTACGCGCGCTCGGCTGGCCGTCGGCCTCGCTCGACCTCGTCGCGCTCGGCGAGGGCTCGTACGTCGCCGCCCCGCCGACCCGGTTCGGGTCCCGGGGGGCCGTGCAGTGGGCCTGCCGTCCCACGCCCGCCAACCGATGGCTGCCGGACGTGGAGGAGCTGATCTCACCGCTCGCCTACGCGTGCGGACGGGACCGGTAG
- a CDS encoding ABC transporter ATP-binding protein — translation MTQGAAVHVQGLWKRFGEQVAVGGIDLELPAGRFIGLVGPNGAGKTTTLSMVTGLLRPDQGTVEVVGRDVWRDPAAVKARIGVLPEGLRLFERLSGRELLAYTGRLRGLPGPEVDKRATQLLDVLDLAGAQHKLVVDYSTGMRKKIGLAAALLHNPEILFLDEPFEGVDPVSAQTIRGVLERYTGSGATVVFSSHVMELVESLCDWVAVMVAGRIRAHGPLAEVRGDAPSLQQAFLELVGAHGRTPGADLDWLGGGAR, via the coding sequence ATGACCCAAGGAGCAGCCGTACACGTACAAGGGCTCTGGAAGCGGTTCGGGGAGCAGGTCGCCGTCGGCGGGATCGACCTGGAACTGCCCGCGGGCCGGTTCATCGGGCTCGTCGGCCCGAACGGGGCCGGGAAGACCACCACCCTCTCGATGGTGACCGGACTGCTCAGGCCGGACCAGGGCACCGTCGAGGTCGTGGGCCGTGACGTGTGGCGCGACCCGGCGGCGGTGAAGGCCCGGATCGGCGTCCTGCCCGAGGGCCTGCGCCTGTTCGAACGGCTCTCCGGGCGCGAACTCCTCGCCTACACCGGCCGGTTGCGCGGCCTGCCCGGCCCGGAGGTGGACAAACGCGCCACTCAGCTCCTCGACGTCCTCGACCTCGCGGGCGCCCAGCACAAGCTCGTCGTCGACTACTCGACGGGTATGCGCAAGAAGATCGGCCTCGCCGCCGCTCTCCTCCACAACCCCGAAATCCTCTTCCTCGACGAGCCGTTCGAGGGCGTCGACCCCGTCTCCGCGCAGACCATCCGTGGCGTCCTGGAGCGGTACACGGGATCGGGCGCCACGGTCGTCTTCTCCTCCCACGTGATGGAACTCGTCGAGTCGCTGTGCGACTGGGTCGCCGTCATGGTCGCGGGGCGCATCCGCGCCCACGGCCCGCTCGCGGAGGTCCGCGGCGACGCGCCCTCCCTCCAGCAGGCGTTCCTCGAACTCGTCGGCGCGCACGGCCGCACGCCCGGGGCCGATCTGGACTGGCTGGGCGGCGGCGCACGATGA
- a CDS encoding transcriptional regulator: protein MAARPLVARQPNERLQALIQEAGCSNAGLARRVNMCGAEHGLDLRYDKTSVARWLRGQQPRGRAPAIIAEALGRKLGRTVTIDEIGMANGKNLASGVGLQFSPTVLGAIEQVCELWRSDVGRRDFLSGSSVAASALVEPSRDWLISAPDSQVARAAGPRVGLSDVAAVRAMTQALVDLDHQYGSGHVRPVVVHYLNSVVSGLLAGSYREAVGRELFAAVSRLTELAGYMAIDTGQPGLAQRYYIQALRLAQAAGDRGYGGYVLAASMSHLAAQLGNPREIAQLARAAQEGARGRVTPRAESMFHAAEARGHALLGDARAAQVASGRAVTALESADAASGDDPAWIAHFDEAYLADELAHCHRDLGQSEAAARCAEESLAGHPESRARRRAIGYVLLATAQVQQREVEQACHTGLRAVELLGTLRSNRGAEYVEDLQQRLDPYRDEPVVREFGARLELQAAA, encoded by the coding sequence ATGGCCGCAAGGCCGCTCGTCGCGCGGCAGCCGAACGAACGACTGCAGGCGCTCATCCAAGAAGCGGGCTGTTCCAACGCCGGCCTGGCCCGCCGGGTCAACATGTGCGGCGCGGAGCACGGTCTCGATCTGCGCTACGACAAGACGTCCGTGGCGCGCTGGTTGCGAGGCCAGCAGCCGCGGGGACGGGCGCCCGCGATCATCGCGGAGGCGCTGGGCCGCAAGCTCGGCCGTACGGTCACGATCGACGAGATCGGCATGGCGAACGGCAAGAACCTCGCGTCGGGCGTCGGCCTGCAGTTCTCGCCGACCGTCCTCGGCGCCATCGAGCAGGTGTGTGAGCTGTGGCGGAGCGACGTCGGGCGCAGGGACTTCCTGTCCGGCTCGTCCGTCGCCGCCTCCGCGCTCGTCGAGCCCAGCCGCGACTGGCTGATCTCCGCGCCGGACTCCCAGGTGGCGCGCGCGGCGGGCCCGCGGGTCGGGCTCTCGGACGTGGCGGCGGTCCGCGCGATGACCCAGGCCCTGGTGGACCTCGACCACCAGTACGGCAGCGGCCATGTGCGCCCGGTCGTCGTGCACTACCTCAACAGCGTGGTCTCCGGCCTGCTCGCGGGCTCCTACCGGGAGGCGGTCGGGCGCGAACTCTTCGCAGCCGTGTCCCGGTTGACGGAGCTCGCGGGCTACATGGCCATCGACACCGGTCAGCCGGGACTCGCCCAGCGCTACTACATCCAGGCGCTGAGACTCGCCCAGGCGGCCGGGGACCGGGGCTACGGCGGCTACGTACTCGCGGCGTCCATGAGCCACTTGGCGGCGCAGCTCGGCAACCCGCGCGAGATCGCGCAGTTGGCGCGCGCCGCCCAGGAGGGCGCGCGGGGGCGGGTGACACCGCGCGCGGAGTCGATGTTCCACGCCGCCGAGGCGCGCGGGCACGCCCTGCTGGGCGACGCGCGCGCCGCGCAGGTGGCGTCGGGGCGCGCGGTCACCGCCCTGGAGTCCGCCGACGCGGCCTCGGGCGACGACCCGGCGTGGATCGCGCACTTCGACGAGGCTTATCTCGCCGACGAGTTGGCGCACTGCCACCGTGACCTGGGGCAGTCGGAGGCGGCCGCGCGGTGCGCGGAGGAGTCGCTGGCCGGGCATCCGGAGTCGCGGGCCCGCCGCCGCGCCATCGGCTATGTGCTGCTCGCCACCGCGCAGGTCCAGCAGCGCGAGGTGGAGCAGGCGTGTCATACGGGGCTGCGGGCGGTCGAGTTGCTGGGCACCCTGCGTTCCAACCGCGGCGCCGAGTACGTGGAGGACCTGCAGCAACGCCTCGATCCGTACCGGGACGAGCCGGTGGTGAGGGAGTTCGGGGCAAGGCTGGAGCTGCAGGCCGCGGCGTGA
- a CDS encoding alpha/beta fold hydrolase produces MVRRIDVTGAGGLRLAAWEFADSPENAPPTGPPGPSAPGVLLLHGLMGRASHWAPTARWLSGRHRAVALDQRGHGRSDKAPQEEYTREAYVEDAEAALEQLGLAPAVLVGHAMGALTAWQLAAKRPDLVRGLVICDMRASALGAASQREWEHWFKAWPMPFATLADVRKWFGEDDPWVERPSPSRGEFYAEVMHETADGWRPVFEPEQMLKSRETWVYDAHWEELAQVRCPALVVRGLDGELGRAESQEMVRVLPHGRYAEVADAGHLVHYDRPQAWRTAIEPFLDGVLTG; encoded by the coding sequence ATGGTGCGGCGCATCGACGTGACAGGCGCGGGCGGTCTACGCCTGGCTGCGTGGGAGTTCGCCGATTCTCCCGAGAACGCTCCCCCGACGGGCCCGCCGGGCCCGTCGGCCCCTGGAGTGCTGTTGCTGCACGGCCTCATGGGCCGCGCCTCGCACTGGGCCCCCACCGCCCGCTGGCTCTCCGGGCGGCACCGTGCCGTCGCGCTCGACCAGCGCGGCCACGGCCGGAGCGACAAGGCGCCGCAGGAGGAGTACACCCGCGAGGCGTACGTCGAGGACGCCGAGGCCGCCCTCGAGCAGCTGGGTCTCGCCCCGGCCGTCCTCGTCGGTCACGCCATGGGCGCGCTCACCGCCTGGCAGCTCGCCGCCAAGCGCCCCGACCTCGTCCGCGGGCTGGTCATCTGCGACATGCGGGCCTCGGCGTTAGGCGCCGCGTCGCAGCGGGAGTGGGAGCACTGGTTCAAGGCCTGGCCGATGCCGTTCGCCACGCTCGCCGACGTACGGAAGTGGTTCGGCGAGGACGACCCCTGGGTGGAGCGCCCCAGCCCCTCCCGCGGCGAGTTCTACGCCGAGGTGATGCACGAGACGGCCGACGGCTGGCGGCCCGTCTTCGAACCCGAGCAGATGCTGAAGTCCCGCGAGACCTGGGTGTACGACGCCCACTGGGAGGAGCTCGCCCAGGTCCGGTGCCCCGCCCTGGTCGTCAGGGGCCTGGACGGCGAGCTGGGCCGGGCGGAGTCCCAGGAGATGGTCCGTGTCCTGCCGCACGGCCGGTACGCGGAGGTGGCCGACGCCGGCCACCTCGTGCACTACGACCGGCCGCAGGCCTGGCGGACCGCGATCGAGCCGTTCCTCGACGGCGTCCTCACCGGCTGA
- a CDS encoding SIS domain-containing protein encodes MSDSKLAGQFFDAAIGLLQRVRDECAEDVEAAGALIADTVTEGGRLFAFGAGHSSLAAQDVVYRAGGLALMNLLTVPGVVGVDVMPATLGSALERVDGLASAVLDCSPLRAGDLLVIISLSGRNALPVEMAMNARALGVKVIGVTSVAYASETTSRHVSGTYLKDHCDVVLDSKIAVGDAELTLDAIEAPFAPASTVVTSALLQAVMATAAGALAGRGVEPPLLRSGNVDGGHEWNRRVMTEYGDRIFYRR; translated from the coding sequence ATGAGCGACAGCAAGCTGGCCGGGCAGTTCTTCGACGCCGCGATCGGCCTGCTGCAGCGGGTGCGGGACGAGTGCGCCGAGGACGTCGAGGCGGCCGGCGCCCTCATCGCCGACACCGTCACGGAAGGCGGCCGGCTGTTCGCCTTCGGCGCCGGGCACTCCTCGCTCGCCGCGCAGGACGTCGTCTACCGCGCGGGCGGTCTCGCCCTGATGAACCTGCTCACGGTGCCGGGCGTGGTCGGCGTCGACGTCATGCCGGCGACGCTGGGCTCCGCCCTGGAACGGGTCGACGGCCTCGCGAGCGCGGTCCTCGACTGCAGCCCGCTCCGCGCCGGCGACCTGCTCGTGATCATCTCCCTGTCGGGCCGCAACGCGCTCCCCGTCGAGATGGCCATGAACGCCCGCGCGCTGGGCGTGAAGGTCATCGGGGTCACCTCGGTCGCCTACGCCTCGGAGACGACGTCCCGGCACGTCTCGGGGACGTATCTGAAGGACCACTGCGACGTCGTCCTCGACTCGAAGATCGCGGTCGGGGACGCGGAACTGACCCTGGACGCCATCGAGGCGCCCTTCGCCCCCGCCTCCACGGTCGTCACGTCGGCCCTGCTCCAGGCCGTCATGGCCACGGCCGCGGGCGCGCTGGCCGGCCGCGGCGTCGAGCCGCCGCTGCTGCGCTCGGGCAACGTGGACGGCGGCCACGAGTGGAACCGCCGTGTGATGACGGAGTACGGGGACCGGATCTTCTACCGGCGCTGA
- a CDS encoding metal-dependent transcriptional regulator codes for MSGLIDTTEMYLRTILELEEEGVVPMRARIAERLDQSGPTVSQTVARMERDGLVAVASDRHLELTDEGRRLATRVMRKHRLAECLLVDVIGLEWEQVHAEACRWEHVMSEAVERRVLELLRHPTESPYGNPIPGLEELGEKDGADPFLDEGMVSLAELDPGLDGKTVVVRRIGEPIQTDAQLMYTLRRAGVQPGSVVSVTESAGGVLVGSGGEAAELESDVASHVFVAKR; via the coding sequence ATGTCCGGACTGATCGACACCACGGAGATGTATCTCCGCACCATCCTCGAGCTGGAGGAGGAAGGCGTGGTCCCCATGCGCGCCCGGATCGCCGAGCGGCTCGACCAGAGCGGCCCGACGGTCAGCCAGACGGTGGCGCGCATGGAGCGCGACGGTCTGGTGGCGGTCGCCAGCGACCGGCACCTGGAGCTCACCGACGAGGGCCGCCGCCTGGCCACCCGGGTGATGCGCAAGCACCGTCTGGCCGAGTGCCTGCTCGTCGACGTGATCGGCCTGGAGTGGGAGCAGGTGCACGCCGAGGCCTGCCGCTGGGAGCACGTGATGAGCGAGGCCGTCGAGCGGCGCGTCCTCGAACTGCTGCGCCACCCGACCGAGTCTCCGTACGGGAACCCGATCCCCGGTCTTGAGGAGCTCGGCGAGAAGGACGGCGCCGACCCGTTCCTGGACGAGGGCATGGTGTCGCTGGCCGAGCTCGACCCGGGCCTGGACGGCAAGACCGTCGTCGTACGCCGGATCGGCGAGCCCATCCAGACGGACGCGCAGCTGATGTACACCCTGCGCCGGGCCGGTGTGCAGCCCGGCTCCGTGGTGAGCGTGACGGAGTCGGCGGGCGGCGTGCTCGTCGGCAGCGGTGGTGAGGCGGCGGAGCTGGAGTCGGACGTCGCGTCCCACGTGTTCGTCGCGAAGCGCTGA
- a CDS encoding transporter — translation MSTPASIPASTASGTPASSSAPASAVSITPVVVRLKLSLLRNGLRQSGGRRAAYVTSVALVLLFAALQLLGLIALRGNPHAVSVTVPLVVVLALGWAVMPLFFPSGDETLDPTRLVMLPLRPRPLVKALLAASLVGIGPLFTLCLLVGSVVSVAHGTAAYVTAVVAVAVALLVCVALARAVAAANIRLLSSRKGRDLAVLSGLVIAVGAQLVNFGAQRLGSAGGLAELDPVAEVLRWVPPASAIGAVDAVSEGSYGAGAVQLALCVAALAGLLALWSRHLTRLMTSPDGSTLRTAEPARERGPSGLGRLLPSGRTGTVMERSLRYVWRDPKTKAAWVTSLAIGLIVPVFNALQGTGSVYFACFAAGMLGIQMYNQFGQDTSAFWMVAMTISSPRDAYVELRGRALALLVITLPYATLVSVLTTALLGDWTRLPEVLGLSFALLGAMLATGAWSSARFPYSIPQEGYKNVAPGQAGLAWISIFGGMVSAALLSAPVIALTIWVNVTADGDRWSWLLLPLGAGYGALIALLGLRMAAPRTARRLPEILAAVSKG, via the coding sequence ATGAGCACCCCGGCGAGCATCCCCGCGAGCACCGCGTCGGGCACCCCGGCGAGCTCCTCCGCGCCCGCCTCCGCCGTGTCGATCACCCCCGTCGTCGTACGGCTGAAGCTGTCGCTCCTGCGCAACGGGCTGCGGCAGTCGGGCGGGCGGCGGGCCGCGTACGTCACCTCGGTCGCCCTCGTCCTCCTCTTCGCCGCCCTCCAGCTGCTGGGCCTGATCGCCCTGCGCGGCAACCCGCACGCCGTCTCCGTCACCGTGCCGCTCGTGGTGGTCCTGGCGCTCGGCTGGGCGGTGATGCCGCTGTTCTTCCCGAGCGGCGACGAGACGCTCGACCCGACCCGGCTGGTCATGCTGCCGCTGCGGCCGCGCCCGCTCGTCAAGGCGCTGCTCGCGGCCTCGCTGGTCGGCATCGGACCGCTGTTCACGCTCTGTCTGCTCGTCGGGTCCGTCGTCTCGGTGGCGCACGGCACGGCGGCGTACGTCACCGCCGTCGTCGCCGTGGCCGTGGCCCTGCTCGTCTGCGTGGCCCTCGCGCGCGCCGTGGCCGCCGCCAACATCCGGCTGCTGTCCAGCCGTAAGGGCCGCGATCTCGCGGTGCTCAGCGGACTGGTGATCGCGGTCGGCGCGCAACTGGTCAACTTCGGTGCGCAGCGGCTCGGTTCGGCGGGCGGCCTCGCGGAACTCGACCCGGTGGCGGAGGTGCTGCGCTGGGTGCCGCCGGCGTCGGCGATCGGCGCCGTGGACGCGGTGAGCGAGGGTTCGTACGGGGCCGGGGCCGTTCAACTGGCGCTTTGCGTGGCCGCGCTGGCGGGGCTGCTGGCGCTGTGGTCGCGGCATCTGACCCGCCTGATGACCTCACCGGACGGCTCGACGCTGCGGACCGCGGAGCCGGCCCGGGAGAGGGGCCCTTCGGGGCTCGGCCGGCTGCTGCCGTCGGGACGCACCGGGACGGTCATGGAGCGCAGCCTGCGGTACGTGTGGCGGGACCCGAAGACGAAGGCCGCGTGGGTGACCTCGCTGGCCATCGGGCTGATCGTGCCCGTGTTCAACGCGCTGCAGGGCACCGGCTCGGTCTACTTCGCGTGCTTCGCGGCCGGGATGCTCGGGATCCAGATGTACAACCAGTTCGGGCAGGACACGTCCGCGTTCTGGATGGTCGCGATGACGATCTCGTCCCCGCGCGACGCGTATGTCGAACTGCGCGGGCGGGCACTGGCGCTGCTGGTGATCACCCTGCCGTACGCGACGCTCGTGAGCGTCCTGACGACCGCGCTGCTCGGCGACTGGACCCGGCTGCCCGAGGTGCTGGGACTGTCCTTCGCGCTGCTCGGCGCGATGCTGGCCACCGGCGCCTGGTCGTCGGCCCGCTTCCCGTACTCGATCCCGCAGGAGGGCTACAAGAACGTGGCCCCCGGGCAGGCGGGGCTCGCCTGGATCTCCATCTTCGGCGGGATGGTCTCGGCGGCGCTGCTCAGCGCTCCCGTCATCGCCCTCACGATCTGGGTGAACGTGACGGCGGACGGAGACCGGTGGAGCTGGCTGCTGCTGCCGCTGGGGGCCGGGTACGGGGCGCTGATCGCGCTGCTGGGGCTGCGGATGGCCGCGCCACGGACGGCCCGGCGGCTGCCGGAGATCCTGGCGGCGGTGAGCAAGGGGTGA
- a CDS encoding citrate synthase 2, whose protein sequence is MSDFVPGLEGVVAFETEIAEPDKEGGALRYRGVDIEDLVGHVSFGNVWGLLVDGAFNPGLPPAEPFPIPVHSGDIRVDVQSALAMLAPVWGLKPLLDIDESQAREDLARAAVMALSYVAQSARGQGRPMVPQSEIDKAHSIAERFMIRWRGEPDPKHVAAVDAYWTSAAEHGMNASTFTARVIASTGADVAAALSGAVGAMSGPLHGGAPSRVLGMIEEIERTGDAEAYVRQALDQGERLMGFGHRVYRAEDPRARVLRRTARDLGAPRFEVAEALEKAALAELHARRPDRVLATNVEFWAAIVLDFAEVPAHMFTSMFTCARTAGWSAHILEQKRTGRLVRPSAHYVGPGPRGPQEIKGYERIAH, encoded by the coding sequence ATGTCCGACTTCGTACCCGGACTCGAAGGAGTCGTCGCGTTCGAGACGGAGATCGCCGAACCGGACAAGGAGGGCGGCGCACTCCGGTACCGGGGCGTCGACATCGAGGATCTGGTCGGTCACGTCTCCTTCGGAAACGTCTGGGGACTCCTCGTCGACGGCGCGTTCAACCCCGGCCTGCCGCCCGCCGAGCCGTTCCCGATCCCCGTCCACTCGGGTGACATCCGCGTCGACGTCCAGTCCGCGCTCGCCATGCTCGCGCCCGTCTGGGGCCTCAAGCCCCTCCTCGACATCGACGAGTCGCAGGCCCGCGAGGACCTCGCCCGCGCCGCCGTCATGGCCCTCTCGTACGTCGCCCAGTCCGCCCGCGGGCAGGGCCGCCCCATGGTCCCGCAGAGCGAGATCGACAAGGCGCACTCGATCGCCGAACGCTTCATGATCCGCTGGCGCGGCGAGCCGGACCCCAAGCACGTGGCCGCCGTGGACGCCTACTGGACGTCCGCCGCCGAACACGGCATGAACGCCTCCACCTTCACCGCCCGCGTCATCGCGTCGACCGGCGCGGACGTGGCGGCGGCGCTCTCCGGAGCCGTGGGCGCGATGTCGGGCCCGCTGCACGGCGGTGCCCCCTCCCGCGTCCTCGGCATGATCGAGGAGATCGAGCGCACCGGGGACGCCGAGGCGTACGTCAGGCAGGCGCTGGACCAGGGCGAACGCCTGATGGGCTTCGGACACCGCGTCTACCGTGCCGAGGACCCGCGCGCGCGGGTCCTGCGCCGCACCGCCCGCGACCTGGGCGCCCCCCGTTTCGAGGTGGCCGAGGCGCTGGAGAAGGCCGCCCTGGCGGAGCTGCACGCCCGCCGCCCGGACCGGGTCCTGGCGACGAACGTCGAGTTCTGGGCCGCCATCGTCCTCGACTTCGCCGAGGTCCCGGCGCACATGTTCACCTCGATGTTCACCTGCGCCCGCACGGCCGGCTGGTCGGCGCACATCCTGGAGCAGAAACGCACGGGACGGCTCGTACGGCCGTCCGCGCACTATGTGGGCCCCGGCCCGCGCGGCCCCCAGGAGATCAAGGGCTACGAGCGCATCGCGCACTGA